A genome region from Maridesulfovibrio salexigens DSM 2638 includes the following:
- the argH gene encoding argininosuccinate lyase: MADNKLWGGRFAAKTAQSVEDYTESVSYDQNLYREDISGSQAHAKMLAEQGVLTAEEAEILVKGLDQVLEEIESGKFEWKKEMEDLHMNIESRLTEIVGPVGGKLHTGRSRNDQVATDFRLHVLRSLEAWKTALEKLIASFTAKADANREVLLPGYTHLQPAQPVSLAHHMLAYAWMFKRDHSRVVDCINRANVCPLGAAALAGTTYPLKPATSAKYLGMEDTFRNSLDAVSDRDFVMEAMFTGSLIMTHLSRICEELIIWANPCFGFIKLPDEFSTGSSIMPQKKNPDVCELMRGKTGRVYGDLFSLMTTCKGLPLAYNRDMQEDKEPFFDCDKTVHASVVIMADMMDAMGFNPANMESALKKGFLNATELADYLVGKGIPFREAHHITGSAVAKAEAESRGLEDMSLEELKTFSDKIEEDVFEVLSYEAAVRRRVSPGSTGPESVDSQIAELKAWLKK; this comes from the coding sequence ATGGCAGATAATAAATTATGGGGTGGCAGATTTGCTGCCAAGACCGCACAGTCTGTTGAAGATTACACTGAATCCGTAAGCTACGACCAGAATCTGTACCGCGAAGATATTTCCGGCTCTCAGGCTCATGCCAAGATGCTCGCAGAGCAGGGCGTGCTGACCGCTGAAGAAGCCGAAATTCTGGTTAAAGGTCTCGATCAGGTGCTGGAAGAGATTGAATCCGGCAAATTTGAATGGAAAAAGGAGATGGAAGATCTCCATATGAATATCGAAAGCAGGCTGACTGAGATTGTCGGACCTGTAGGCGGTAAACTTCATACTGGCCGCAGCCGTAACGATCAGGTTGCCACCGACTTTCGTTTGCACGTGCTCCGTTCCTTGGAAGCATGGAAAACCGCTCTTGAAAAGCTGATCGCATCTTTCACTGCCAAGGCTGATGCAAATAGGGAAGTTCTGCTTCCCGGTTACACTCATCTCCAGCCCGCACAGCCTGTAAGTCTCGCTCATCACATGCTGGCTTATGCATGGATGTTCAAGCGTGACCACAGCAGGGTAGTGGATTGCATTAATAGGGCTAACGTTTGCCCGCTCGGTGCTGCCGCTCTTGCCGGTACCACTTACCCGCTCAAGCCTGCGACTTCTGCAAAGTACCTCGGTATGGAAGACACCTTCCGTAATAGTCTCGATGCTGTTTCCGACCGTGATTTCGTAATGGAAGCCATGTTTACCGGAAGTCTGATCATGACTCACTTGAGCCGTATCTGCGAAGAACTGATCATCTGGGCCAACCCCTGCTTCGGATTTATCAAGCTGCCTGATGAATTTTCCACCGGATCTTCCATCATGCCTCAGAAGAAAAACCCCGATGTATGCGAACTCATGCGCGGTAAGACCGGACGGGTATACGGCGATCTTTTCTCGCTGATGACCACTTGTAAGGGATTGCCGCTGGCCTATAACCGCGACATGCAGGAAGACAAAGAGCCTTTCTTTGATTGTGATAAGACCGTGCATGCTTCCGTGGTTATTATGGCTGATATGATGGATGCAATGGGCTTTAATCCCGCAAACATGGAATCCGCCCTTAAGAAAGGTTTTCTCAATGCTACTGAGTTGGCTGATTATCTCGTGGGTAAGGGAATTCCTTTCCGCGAAGCTCACCACATCACCGGTTCTGCGGTTGCTAAGGCAGAAGCGGAGAGCAGAGGACTTGAGGATATGAGTCTTGAAGAGCTGAAGACTTTCTCTGATAAAATCGAAGAAGATGTCTTTGAAGTACTTTCCTACGAAGCAGCAGTAAGACGAAGGGTTTCACCCGGAAGCACCGGACCGGAATCCGTTGATTCTCAGATTGCTGAGCTTAAAGCATGGCTTAAGAAATAG
- a CDS encoding bacteriohemerythrin — translation MSSKTASGQPLHTGIGVIDSQHQTFFTILNKIRKKTLEGDSSDLSSFIEEIHLYTLYHFESEEIMMQKAGVPNLEEHKKIHQDFVEKVEELKLKCIVEDEDLVQDMTDTLESWFVNHILNIDKRDLEYVKNNS, via the coding sequence ATGAGCAGCAAAACAGCTTCCGGACAACCTCTCCATACTGGTATCGGAGTCATCGACAGTCAGCATCAAACTTTTTTTACAATTCTTAATAAAATAAGAAAAAAAACTCTTGAAGGGGACTCCTCTGATTTATCCTCCTTTATAGAGGAAATACACCTTTACACCCTCTATCATTTTGAATCTGAAGAAATCATGATGCAAAAAGCAGGCGTTCCCAATCTGGAGGAACATAAAAAAATTCATCAGGATTTTGTTGAAAAAGTGGAAGAACTCAAATTGAAATGCATTGTAGAAGATGAAGACTTAGTGCAGGACATGACTGATACACTCGAAAGTTGGTTTGTTAATCATATCCTGAATATTGATAAACGAGACCTTGAGTATGTGAAAAACAACTCTTAA